A single genomic interval of Halomonas sp. GT harbors:
- a CDS encoding AI-2E family transporter: MRHSWWGVVFLVVLVGCLYLLDAVLMPFIAGLILAYLADPLANYFQRLGMKRPWAVSSVFFVLLLILILSLLILIPLVVQQTKQLGEALPSVFNWIENILAPQVQEWTGYDLGAELTNVRETLIENWRDAGSYAAQALSQIGRSGMAFVSWVTYVALIPVVTFYLLLDWNRLISSLADLVPRQWTSDVSRLAQRCDEVLSAFLRGQLLVMLCLGIIYAAGLTLMGLNFGLLIGVVSGLVSIVPFLGFIVGLVVALIVALFQFDTWWAVLGVIAVFGIGQAAESVILQPKLLGDKIGLHPVAVIFAVLAGGHLFGLTGVLLALPAAAVIMVLLREIKDRYKGSALYDAEQRPIEQQHDNDGLGRHDERESP, translated from the coding sequence ATGCGACATTCATGGTGGGGCGTTGTTTTTTTGGTGGTGTTGGTGGGCTGCCTGTACTTATTAGATGCGGTACTGATGCCATTTATTGCGGGTTTAATTTTGGCCTATCTGGCTGACCCGCTTGCTAATTATTTCCAGCGGTTAGGCATGAAGCGGCCCTGGGCAGTGAGTAGCGTCTTTTTTGTCCTGTTACTGATCCTTATTTTAAGCCTGCTTATTTTGATTCCGCTGGTTGTTCAGCAAACAAAACAGCTGGGAGAGGCATTGCCGAGTGTCTTTAATTGGATTGAGAACATATTAGCGCCACAAGTTCAGGAGTGGACGGGTTACGACTTGGGCGCGGAGCTAACGAACGTTAGAGAAACTTTAATCGAAAACTGGCGAGATGCAGGTAGCTATGCAGCTCAGGCGTTGAGTCAAATAGGCCGTTCTGGGATGGCTTTTGTTTCCTGGGTTACCTATGTTGCCCTAATTCCTGTCGTAACGTTCTATTTGCTACTTGATTGGAACAGGCTGATTTCTAGTCTTGCTGATTTGGTTCCTCGTCAATGGACAAGTGATGTTTCCCGTTTGGCTCAGCGCTGTGATGAAGTTCTATCAGCTTTCCTGCGTGGCCAGCTACTGGTTATGCTGTGTTTGGGCATTATTTATGCGGCGGGCCTTACGTTGATGGGGCTGAATTTCGGCCTGTTGATTGGTGTTGTATCGGGGCTTGTCAGTATTGTGCCGTTCCTAGGCTTTATTGTGGGTTTAGTGGTGGCACTTATTGTGGCGCTTTTCCAGTTTGATACATGGTGGGCTGTACTGGGTGTAATCGCTGTATTCGGTATCGGTCAAGCAGCAGAAAGTGTCATACTTCAGCCTAAACTGTTAGGCGATAAAATCGGTTTGCATCCTGTCGCAGTTATCTTTGCGGTACTGGCGGGTGGTCATCTTTTCGGCCTGACGGGGGTATTATTAGCATTGCCTGCAGCAGCGGTCATTATGGTGCTTTTGAGGGAAATTAAAGATCGTTATAAAGGCAGTGCTCTCTATGATGCCGAGCAACGTCCTATAGAACAGCAACATGACAATGATGGACTGGGTCGTCACGACGAAAGGGAGTCACCATGA
- the hda gene encoding DnaA regulatory inactivator Hda — MSRLPAQLPLGVGLRDDATFNNYYASESNASLMEYLSRQLEFDAEPFLYLWGAPGSGRSHLLQAACHAASDADKRALYLPLADLGHFPPLMLEDIERLDLVAIDDLEYVIGRKRWEEALFHAFNRLRDAGKALVIAANTSPRQLDVALPDLASRLTWGVTFHLHPLDDNERLAALKLRANVRGMQLPDDVGRYIMHRGPRELGDLCRALETLDQASLSAKRKLTIPFVKSALNW, encoded by the coding sequence ATGAGCCGATTACCGGCACAGCTACCGCTTGGGGTAGGGTTGCGAGACGACGCGACTTTTAATAATTACTATGCCTCAGAATCAAACGCTTCATTGATGGAGTATTTGAGTCGGCAGCTTGAGTTTGACGCTGAGCCTTTTTTATATTTATGGGGCGCGCCGGGCAGTGGTCGTAGTCATCTTTTACAGGCGGCCTGTCACGCTGCTTCAGATGCTGACAAGCGGGCACTTTATCTTCCATTGGCAGACCTAGGTCATTTTCCTCCGCTGATGCTGGAGGACATTGAGCGCTTGGATCTTGTCGCCATTGACGATCTTGAATATGTGATAGGGCGTAAGCGTTGGGAAGAAGCACTGTTTCACGCTTTTAATCGGCTGCGTGATGCGGGAAAAGCTCTAGTAATTGCCGCCAATACGTCTCCACGTCAGTTAGATGTTGCATTGCCTGACCTGGCATCAAGGCTTACCTGGGGAGTCACGTTTCATCTGCATCCATTGGATGATAACGAACGCCTAGCGGCGTTAAAGCTTCGTGCCAACGTACGTGGTATGCAGTTGCCTGATGACGTAGGACGCTACATTATGCACCGTGGGCCGCGTGAACTAGGGGATTTGTGTCGTGCACTTGAGACGCTTGATCAAGCATCTTTATCCGCTAAACGTAAACTGACTATCCCTTTCGTCAAGTCCGCTCTTAATTGGTAA
- a CDS encoding phasin family protein: protein MQTFNTNEMTQQFDNMFMAPVRAYMTLSIDYSEKMLNAQLDANKSYVDTGIAQMRQLMSVKDADGLRSYMEGQQKVAKELAERVKGDADKVVALQQDFLQKGQKLTEDNVKQAQAAASKMSKTA from the coding sequence ATGCAAACATTTAACACCAACGAAATGACTCAGCAATTCGACAACATGTTCATGGCACCTGTGCGTGCATACATGACGCTAAGCATCGATTATTCTGAAAAAATGCTGAACGCACAGCTTGATGCTAACAAATCTTATGTAGATACCGGCATCGCCCAAATGCGTCAGCTGATGAGCGTGAAAGACGCTGACGGCCTGCGTAGCTACATGGAAGGTCAGCAGAAAGTGGCTAAAGAACTGGCTGAGCGTGTAAAAGGCGATGCAGATAAAGTCGTTGCTCTTCAGCAAGACTTCTTGCAGAAAGGCCAAAAGCTGACAGAAGACAATGTTAAGCAAGCGCAAGCTGCTGCTAGCAAAATGAGCAAAACTGCTTAA
- a CDS encoding class II fumarate hydratase: MDTRIERDSMGELDVPATALYGAQTQRAINNFPVSHTPMPTAFIHAVARIKLAAARSNCKLGLLDKSRAEAIENAARAVIGGQHDAHFPIDVFQTGSGTSTNMNVNEVIATLASREGVEVTPNDHVNMGQSSNDVIPTAIHVSAAIAVNETLRPALVTLQATIDRRASELAHVVKTGRTHLMDAMPLRMDQELGAWSSQVGQAIERFDSAMTRLCRLAQGGTAVGTGINAPEGFAELMASDLSQQTGLSFVPNDSFFASLASQDAAVELSGQLKGFACVVMKIANDLRWMNSGPLAGLGEIELEALQPGSSIMPGKVNPVIPESAAQAAAQVIGLDAAVTVAGQSGNFQLNVMLPLVASNLLTSIELMSNTATLLGERAIATFKVRDDNLQGPLARNPILVTALNNVIGYNAAAAVAKKAYQAGRPIIDVAEEETDLDRSTLERLLDPAVLTKGGIPE; this comes from the coding sequence ATGGACACACGTATTGAACGGGATAGCATGGGCGAACTTGATGTACCGGCCACTGCACTTTATGGCGCCCAAACCCAGCGTGCTATTAACAACTTTCCTGTCTCGCATACGCCAATGCCTACAGCGTTTATTCATGCTGTCGCGCGGATAAAACTCGCTGCTGCGCGAAGTAACTGTAAGCTGGGGTTGCTGGATAAGTCCCGCGCAGAGGCGATTGAGAATGCTGCCCGGGCAGTGATTGGCGGTCAGCATGATGCGCATTTTCCAATCGATGTTTTCCAGACAGGCTCTGGTACGTCGACAAATATGAACGTCAATGAAGTGATAGCGACGCTTGCCAGTCGTGAAGGGGTTGAAGTAACGCCAAATGATCACGTTAATATGGGGCAGTCCAGTAACGACGTTATCCCAACGGCCATTCACGTATCGGCAGCGATAGCTGTTAATGAAACGCTTCGTCCCGCATTGGTGACGCTGCAGGCCACGATTGATCGTAGAGCGAGTGAGCTGGCCCACGTTGTTAAAACAGGTCGTACCCATCTGATGGATGCCATGCCGCTGCGTATGGATCAAGAACTAGGTGCGTGGTCGAGCCAAGTAGGGCAGGCTATTGAGCGTTTTGACAGCGCCATGACAAGGCTGTGTCGGTTAGCGCAAGGCGGTACGGCGGTGGGCACTGGTATTAATGCACCTGAAGGGTTTGCTGAGCTAATGGCTAGCGACTTAAGTCAGCAAACAGGCCTATCTTTTGTGCCTAATGATAGCTTTTTTGCCAGTTTGGCATCCCAGGATGCTGCCGTAGAGCTATCGGGGCAGTTAAAGGGATTCGCTTGTGTCGTCATGAAGATAGCTAACGATTTGCGATGGATGAATTCAGGACCTTTGGCAGGGTTGGGCGAGATTGAACTTGAGGCACTACAGCCTGGCAGTTCCATTATGCCGGGTAAGGTAAATCCTGTGATTCCTGAGTCGGCCGCTCAAGCGGCAGCGCAAGTCATCGGCCTGGATGCCGCGGTAACGGTGGCTGGGCAGAGTGGAAACTTTCAGCTCAACGTGATGCTGCCGCTAGTAGCTTCGAATCTTCTCACTTCTATTGAATTGATGAGTAACACAGCCACCTTGCTGGGTGAGCGTGCTATCGCCACATTCAAAGTGCGTGACGATAATTTACAAGGACCGCTTGCACGGAATCCTATTTTAGTCACGGCTCTTAATAACGTGATTGGCTATAACGCTGCCGCTGCGGTGGCTAAAAAAGCCTATCAGGCTGGGCGACCAATCATCGACGTAGCAGAGGAAGAAACTGATCTAGATCGCTCAACGCTCGAGCGTTTGCTAGACCCTGCTGTACTAACGAAAGGAGGCATACCTGAGTAG
- a CDS encoding endonuclease/exonuclease/phosphatase family protein encodes MLGPLLGCIAISLLLATLIARVPMRWWWVRSFEFPRLQIAVLALVCGLASLWLLNPGQWRVTAILVSLVTLALQLRYILPWTKLWPVQVKAAHNAPKDQMITLLIANVLTPNRQSKKLLEMISHHQPDMILTLESDQWWQEQLDPALDTQWPYSVKIPLDNLYGMHLYSRLALKDTEIKWLIQDDIPSIHTRVELKSGQHIRLFAVHPRPPAPSESEKSLWRDAELLWIGKEIHRNPKATIVAGDLNDVAWSRTTRRFCRIGGMLDPRRGRGLYSTFHANYPILRWPLDHAFVSEHFTLVNMQRLGAFGSDHFPILATFCYRPSRQDEHETPDASAEERQEANETIQKGKTETQET; translated from the coding sequence TTGCTCGGGCCTTTGCTAGGATGCATTGCCATCTCATTGTTACTCGCCACACTTATTGCCCGCGTGCCAATGCGCTGGTGGTGGGTACGCAGTTTTGAATTTCCCCGACTGCAAATTGCTGTACTCGCGTTAGTATGTGGCTTAGCAAGCCTTTGGTTATTAAACCCTGGGCAGTGGCGTGTTACCGCGATACTTGTCTCACTCGTTACGCTAGCGCTTCAACTGCGCTACATTTTGCCATGGACAAAGCTCTGGCCTGTGCAGGTAAAAGCCGCTCATAATGCCCCTAAAGACCAGATGATAACGCTGTTAATCGCCAATGTACTAACACCAAACCGTCAATCAAAAAAACTACTTGAGATGATATCCCACCACCAGCCCGACATGATTCTCACGCTAGAATCGGACCAATGGTGGCAAGAACAGCTTGACCCGGCATTAGATACACAGTGGCCTTATAGCGTTAAGATCCCCTTAGATAACCTTTATGGTATGCACCTATATTCGCGCCTAGCGCTGAAAGATACTGAGATTAAGTGGCTAATTCAGGACGACATACCTTCGATTCACACCCGGGTAGAACTCAAAAGCGGCCAGCATATTCGCTTATTTGCCGTTCATCCTAGACCCCCAGCCCCCAGTGAAAGCGAAAAATCTTTATGGCGTGACGCAGAACTTTTATGGATTGGAAAAGAAATACATCGAAACCCAAAGGCCACTATTGTCGCCGGTGATCTGAATGATGTTGCCTGGTCACGTACAACACGCCGTTTTTGTCGTATCGGTGGCATGCTAGATCCGCGTCGTGGTCGCGGCTTGTACAGCACCTTTCACGCTAATTACCCCATATTACGCTGGCCTCTCGACCATGCATTTGTAAGCGAGCACTTCACCCTCGTAAACATGCAGCGACTTGGGGCGTTTGGGTCTGACCACTTTCCTATATTAGCCACTTTTTGTTATCGACCTTCGCGCCAAGATGAACACGAAACACCCGACGCCAGTGCAGAAGAGCGGCAAGAGGCGAACGAAACCATTCAAAAGGGCAAAACGGAAACGCAAGAAACATAA
- a CDS encoding GAF domain-containing protein, with amino-acid sequence MYSVDYALLNRQLEALLDTRDWLTNSAQTCAFIQHALSDVNWVGFYLHRQPNQLSLGPFQGKPACNPIPFNKGVCGAAARQQATQRVDDVHSIADHIACDADSRSELVAPIVIDSHLWGVLDLDSPQHARFSLEDQAGIEALVATFIRQTDLPLFID; translated from the coding sequence ATGTATAGTGTTGATTATGCGTTGCTTAATCGGCAGCTTGAAGCTCTGCTAGACACACGTGATTGGCTAACTAACAGCGCACAAACCTGCGCCTTTATTCAACACGCGCTAAGCGACGTCAACTGGGTAGGGTTCTATTTGCACCGCCAGCCCAACCAACTCAGCCTTGGCCCATTTCAGGGTAAACCCGCGTGCAATCCTATCCCCTTCAACAAAGGTGTTTGCGGGGCTGCTGCGCGACAACAAGCTACCCAACGGGTTGATGACGTTCACTCTATTGCTGATCATATCGCCTGCGATGCCGACTCCCGCTCAGAGCTCGTTGCTCCTATCGTGATCGACAGCCATCTCTGGGGAGTGCTTGACTTAGACAGCCCCCAGCACGCACGCTTTAGTCTGGAAGATCAGGCTGGCATTGAAGCACTGGTGGCTACGTTTATTCGCCAGACTGACCTCCCCCTCTTTATCGACTAG
- a CDS encoding MetQ/NlpA family ABC transporter substrate-binding protein gives MQKLLIGSLTTLALAVNVANAETRTIKMGTVAGPETEVMEVAARIAKEEHDLNVEIIEFTDYVTPNAALADGSLDANAYQHEPYLQAMVNDRGYDLAIAGYTFVYPIGAYSEKYDSIEELPDGAQIALPNDPSNEGRALILMHNQGLITLNDPDNLEATPIDIAENPRDFRFREIEAAQLPRVLPDVDMAFINNTFAQPAGLSLSDALIKEGPESPYVNLIAVRGGDEDREEIRQLVDAYQRDEVIEKAEELFKGAAVPGWIE, from the coding sequence ATGCAAAAACTACTTATCGGCAGCCTGACTACCTTAGCCCTTGCGGTTAACGTTGCCAACGCAGAAACACGCACCATCAAAATGGGCACTGTGGCAGGCCCGGAAACCGAAGTTATGGAAGTGGCAGCGCGAATTGCCAAAGAAGAGCACGACCTAAACGTCGAGATTATTGAGTTCACTGACTACGTCACGCCGAACGCCGCTCTCGCCGATGGCAGCCTAGACGCAAACGCTTACCAGCACGAACCGTATCTACAAGCCATGGTTAATGACCGTGGGTATGATCTTGCCATTGCGGGCTACACTTTTGTTTACCCGATCGGTGCTTATTCTGAGAAGTACGACAGCATCGAAGAACTGCCCGATGGCGCTCAAATCGCACTGCCCAACGACCCGTCAAATGAAGGGCGTGCACTCATTCTGATGCACAACCAGGGTCTGATCACACTCAATGATCCGGACAACCTGGAAGCTACCCCCATCGACATCGCTGAAAATCCACGCGACTTCCGTTTCCGCGAAATTGAAGCTGCACAACTACCTCGTGTACTACCAGACGTCGACATGGCGTTCATTAACAATACGTTTGCTCAACCGGCTGGCTTGAGCCTGAGTGACGCGCTAATCAAGGAAGGTCCAGAATCCCCTTACGTTAACTTGATTGCGGTACGTGGCGGTGATGAAGATCGTGAAGAAATCCGTCAACTTGTTGACGCCTATCAGCGCGATGAAGTTATCGAAAAAGCAGAAGAACTGTTTAAAGGGGCAGCCGTACCCGGTTGGATCGAATAA
- a CDS encoding methionine ABC transporter permease: MSSAMFDLILQATLDTLYMVAISGVIATLLGLPLGVMLYVTRPRQILAMPALNQVLGIVTNIGRSIPFIILMVAIIPFTRMLVGTSIGINAASVPLTIAAIPFVARLIEGALNEISPGLIESAQSMGATPWQIITKVLIPEARGGIITGLTITLVTLVSYSAMAGAVGGGGLGDLGIRYGYNRFNPTIMLITVVILVVMVQGFQSLGDYLVRKSDRK, from the coding sequence ATGTCCAGCGCAATGTTTGATCTTATTTTACAAGCCACGCTGGATACACTTTACATGGTGGCCATTTCAGGCGTGATCGCCACTCTGCTCGGCCTGCCACTTGGCGTCATGCTTTACGTGACTCGCCCTCGCCAGATATTAGCGATGCCTGCACTTAATCAAGTGCTAGGAATTGTTACCAATATTGGCCGCTCAATTCCATTCATCATTTTGATGGTGGCGATTATCCCGTTCACACGCATGCTAGTAGGCACCTCTATTGGCATTAATGCCGCCTCGGTACCGCTAACCATAGCAGCCATTCCATTTGTGGCTCGGCTAATCGAAGGTGCGCTTAACGAGATATCCCCGGGGCTTATTGAGTCTGCTCAATCAATGGGTGCAACGCCTTGGCAGATCATTACCAAGGTGCTGATTCCAGAGGCAAGGGGAGGCATTATCACAGGGTTGACGATTACGTTGGTGACGCTGGTCAGTTACTCTGCCATGGCGGGCGCCGTAGGTGGCGGTGGCCTTGGCGATTTAGGAATTCGCTATGGCTACAACCGCTTCAACCCCACCATTATGTTAATTACCGTCGTTATACTGGTGGTGATGGTTCAAGGTTTCCAAAGCCTGGGTGACTATTTAGTGCGCAAAAGTGATCGCAAGTGA
- a CDS encoding methionine ABC transporter ATP-binding protein: MIEISNVSKTYGTGNSAVHALKDVNLTIPKGTIHGVIGLSGAGKSTLIRCVNLLERPSTGSVSVDGQEMTRLSRGELNRARHRIGMIFQHFNLLTTRTVFDNVALPLELMGESRSAIKDRVLPLLKLVGLSDKAKQYPAQLSGGQKQRVAIARALASKPNVLLCDEATSALDPQTTSSILELLREINQQLGITILLITHEMEVVKSICHRVSLISDGELVEDAEVGDFFTAPITQLGREFLNDFLQLSPPKELIERLSDTPSEHTHPVVRLTFSGDAVSTPLISRLARECSVDVSILQAKVESIQDRTLGLMIAELLGSPAQTQEAMAYLEAHKLQVEVLGHVQRNV, translated from the coding sequence ATGATTGAAATTAGCAACGTTAGTAAAACTTATGGCACTGGCAATAGTGCCGTTCATGCCCTAAAAGATGTCAATTTAACGATTCCTAAAGGTACTATTCACGGCGTTATTGGCCTTTCGGGCGCAGGTAAATCAACCCTCATCCGTTGCGTTAACCTGCTTGAACGACCAAGCACTGGAAGCGTATCCGTCGATGGCCAGGAAATGACCCGCCTCAGTCGCGGCGAATTAAACCGTGCCCGACACCGCATTGGAATGATTTTCCAGCATTTCAATCTGCTGACAACGCGTACTGTATTCGATAATGTGGCACTCCCCCTTGAATTAATGGGCGAAAGCCGCAGTGCTATAAAGGATCGCGTACTGCCGCTGCTTAAGCTGGTGGGCTTGTCCGACAAAGCCAAACAATACCCAGCCCAGCTTTCTGGTGGCCAAAAGCAGCGTGTCGCCATCGCCCGCGCATTGGCTAGCAAACCCAACGTATTACTATGCGATGAAGCCACTTCAGCACTAGACCCTCAAACCACCAGCTCGATTCTTGAGCTGTTGAGAGAAATTAATCAGCAGCTTGGCATTACCATTTTGTTGATCACTCACGAAATGGAAGTTGTGAAATCTATTTGCCACCGCGTAAGCCTCATCTCTGATGGTGAACTAGTAGAAGATGCTGAAGTTGGCGATTTCTTCACTGCGCCTATCACGCAGCTAGGTAGGGAATTCTTAAATGACTTTTTGCAGCTAAGCCCACCTAAAGAACTAATCGAGCGCTTAAGCGATACACCGAGCGAACATACTCACCCCGTCGTTCGGCTAACGTTTTCTGGTGATGCCGTTTCGACGCCCCTTATTTCACGCTTAGCGCGAGAGTGTAGCGTTGATGTCAGCATACTCCAGGCAAAGGTCGAATCCATTCAAGACCGCACGTTAGGGCTAATGATTGCTGAGCTGCTCGGCAGCCCCGCACAAACTCAGGAAGCAATGGCTTATTTAGAAGCACATAAACTACAGGTAGAGGTACTTGGTCATGTCCAGCGCAATGTTTGA
- a CDS encoding riboflavin synthase, whose protein sequence is MFTGIVQGVAEVVAVKELEEFRTHVVALPEALREGLTIGASVAHNGVCLTVTAIEDGNVSFDLMRETLRLTNLGAIAPGQCVNIERAARFGDEIGGHSMSGHIICMANVVAIEEAPNNRRLWFSLPEKVAKFVFEKGYIGVDGISLTVGDVRPAGDGAGVEFSVNLIPETLARTVLKDRLLGDRVNIEIDPQTQVIVETVERVLASRL, encoded by the coding sequence ATGTTTACTGGCATTGTGCAAGGCGTGGCTGAGGTCGTCGCTGTTAAAGAGCTGGAAGAGTTTCGCACCCATGTAGTTGCATTGCCGGAAGCGTTGCGCGAAGGGCTCACTATTGGTGCGTCGGTAGCCCATAATGGCGTTTGCCTGACGGTAACCGCGATAGAAGATGGGAATGTCAGTTTTGATCTGATGCGTGAAACATTGCGTTTGACAAATCTTGGTGCAATTGCACCAGGTCAGTGCGTCAACATAGAGCGTGCGGCGCGTTTTGGTGATGAAATTGGTGGGCACTCCATGTCTGGCCACATTATCTGTATGGCCAATGTGGTGGCGATAGAAGAGGCGCCTAACAATCGTCGGCTTTGGTTTTCACTGCCTGAGAAAGTCGCTAAGTTTGTATTCGAGAAAGGGTACATTGGTGTTGATGGGATTAGCTTAACGGTAGGTGACGTAAGACCCGCGGGCGATGGTGCCGGGGTTGAGTTCAGTGTCAATCTGATACCGGAGACGTTGGCGCGCACGGTTTTAAAAGATCGGTTACTAGGTGACAGAGTCAATATCGAAATTGATCCACAAACTCAAGTGATTGTTGAAACAGTTGAGCGCGTGTTAGCGAGTCGTCTTTAA